A window from Actimicrobium sp. CCC2.4 encodes these proteins:
- a CDS encoding hemolysin family protein: MQDFMLIFLALFLVALNGFFVCAEFGMVKLRETRIREIAKTQGLRGRILATVHRELDSYLSACQLGITLASLGLGWVGEPAFASLLHPVFIAIGVTSESFIQLVSFGFAFLVISFLHIVVGELAPKSMAIRNPEAVGLWCSVPLYGFYWSMYPVIWVLNKSANGVLRLAGLGSSSGHDTAYSSDELKIILRSSHSGDKFSSDEWKVLAQTLDFSELDVGDLMRPAHEMAALHAGQSLAENLQVVYRSRFSRYPYFDAEQREVLGVIHLKDLFLGQEQGKAIESLEPFFRPVQYVSPRMPAPELFRLFRQGAPHFAVVGQPGRKPVGFLTLDNLLGALVGEIRDEFRQNDQDWSRLDDGTLVGKGSLPIYTLERILAIDIENEALDLDDIDSVGGLVMAKLGDIPTEGQRIAFDQFDVMVKKMTGPRIVLVYVFPKQVDVDEFGLSG; the protein is encoded by the coding sequence ATGCAAGACTTCATGCTGATTTTCCTGGCGCTGTTTCTGGTTGCCCTCAATGGTTTTTTTGTTTGTGCCGAATTCGGCATGGTCAAACTGCGCGAGACCCGCATCCGCGAGATCGCCAAGACGCAGGGCCTGCGCGGACGCATCCTGGCTACCGTCCATCGCGAGCTCGATTCCTATTTGTCAGCCTGCCAGCTCGGCATCACGCTGGCCTCGCTGGGCCTCGGCTGGGTTGGCGAACCGGCTTTTGCCAGCCTGTTGCATCCGGTCTTCATCGCCATCGGCGTGACCTCGGAAAGCTTTATCCAACTGGTGTCATTCGGTTTTGCCTTCCTGGTCATTTCGTTCCTGCACATCGTGGTCGGCGAGCTGGCCCCGAAGTCGATGGCGATCCGCAATCCCGAGGCCGTCGGCTTGTGGTGCTCGGTGCCCTTGTACGGTTTTTACTGGAGCATGTATCCGGTCATCTGGGTACTCAACAAGAGCGCCAATGGCGTCTTGCGACTGGCCGGATTGGGCAGTTCGAGTGGCCATGACACCGCGTATTCTTCCGATGAACTCAAGATCATTTTGCGCAGCAGCCATTCCGGCGATAAATTCAGTTCGGACGAATGGAAGGTGCTGGCGCAGACGCTCGATTTCAGCGAACTCGATGTCGGTGATTTGATGCGTCCGGCGCATGAAATGGCCGCCTTGCATGCCGGTCAGTCGCTGGCGGAGAACCTGCAGGTGGTGTATCGCAGCCGCTTCAGCCGCTATCCGTATTTTGATGCCGAGCAACGCGAAGTGCTGGGCGTGATCCATCTGAAAGACCTTTTTCTGGGCCAGGAACAAGGCAAGGCGATCGAGAGCCTGGAGCCGTTTTTCCGGCCGGTGCAATATGTCTCGCCGCGCATGCCGGCACCGGAATTGTTCCGCCTGTTCCGCCAGGGTGCACCGCATTTTGCGGTGGTCGGCCAGCCCGGCCGGAAGCCGGTCGGCTTCCTGACACTGGACAATTTGCTCGGTGCGCTGGTCGGTGAAATCCGCGATGAATTCCGCCAGAACGATCAGGACTGGAGTCGTCTGGATGACGGCACGCTGGTCGGCAAGGGCAGCCTGCCGATTTACACGCTCGAACGCATCCTTGCCATCGACATCGAAAACGAAGCGCTCGACCTCGACGATATCGATTCGGTCGGCGGCCTCGTGATGGCCAAGCTGGGCGACATACCGACCGAAGGCCAGCGTATCGCATTCGACCAGTTCGACGTGATGGTCAAAAAAATGACTGGCCCGCGCATCGTGCTGGTCTATGTTTTCCCGAAGCAGGTCGATGTCGATGAATTCGGCCTGTCGGGCTGA
- a CDS encoding universal stress protein: MSYPTILVHVDASVRTAERIRISAELALRTDAHLTGTASTGVSGLFYLPGAIGEGNLQLGAMLDMLKQRGTFALEEFEQMVTGMGVKSFEKRLVDEEAGPGVSLQARYSDLVIVGQTNPDEPSPSTADEFPEYLVMHSGRPVLIIPYIGHFEHIGRKILVAWDGSMQATRAVTAAIPLLQQAQQVQLVVFNPEAKPDVHGDEPGADIALYLARHGIKLEVTILTTTEKASKSGRMDDLDVGNALLSHAADVDADLIVMGGYAHSRFRQVLLGGVTNTILTSMTVPVLMAH; this comes from the coding sequence ATGAGCTATCCCACTATCCTGGTCCATGTCGATGCGTCCGTCCGCACCGCCGAGCGCATCCGTATCAGTGCCGAACTCGCCCTGCGAACCGATGCCCATCTGACCGGCACCGCCAGCACCGGCGTGTCGGGGCTGTTCTATTTGCCGGGTGCCATCGGCGAGGGCAATCTGCAGCTCGGTGCCATGCTCGACATGCTCAAGCAGCGCGGCACCTTTGCGCTCGAAGAGTTCGAACAGATGGTTACCGGGATGGGTGTGAAGTCCTTTGAAAAACGCCTGGTCGATGAAGAAGCCGGTCCCGGCGTGAGCCTGCAGGCGCGTTACAGCGACCTGGTCATTGTCGGCCAGACCAATCCGGACGAGCCATCGCCATCGACCGCCGACGAGTTCCCCGAATACCTCGTGATGCACTCGGGACGGCCGGTGCTGATCATTCCGTACATCGGCCATTTTGAACATATCGGCCGGAAAATCCTGGTGGCCTGGGATGGCAGTATGCAGGCCACCCGTGCCGTGACCGCCGCTATTCCACTGCTGCAGCAAGCGCAACAGGTACAACTGGTGGTCTTCAATCCGGAAGCCAAGCCGGACGTACATGGCGACGAACCCGGTGCCGACATCGCGCTGTATCTCGCGCGGCATGGCATCAAGCTCGAGGTCACTATTCTGACCACCACCGAAAAAGCCTCGAAGAGCGGACGCATGGACGACCTCGACGTGGGCAATGCCTTGCTGTCGCATGCGGCGGACGTGGACGCGGACCTGATCGTCATGGGTGGCTATGCCCATTCGCGCTTTCGGCAGGTGTTGCTTGGCGGGGTGACAAACACGATCCTGACATCGATGACGGTGCCGGTGCTGATGGCACATTAA
- a CDS encoding DUF3309 domain-containing protein, producing the protein MGTILLIILILVLIGAFPSWPHSRSWGYGPSGLTGLIVVILIIMLLTGRL; encoded by the coding sequence ATGGGCACTATTTTATTGATCATCCTCATCCTCGTGCTGATAGGCGCGTTCCCATCCTGGCCGCACAGCCGCAGCTGGGGTTATGGCCCGAGCGGGTTAACCGGCCTGATCGTCGTGATTCTGATTATCATGTTGCTGACCGGGCGACTTTAA
- a CDS encoding methyl-accepting chemotaxis protein, translated as MNMTLKTRLGAVIGFLILLTIGVGLAGVFGMGQANEGLRTVYEDRTVALEQIASIDRMLLQNRLAVAEALRDTKGAGISQRIDLINSNIDRINKLWADYTSTYLTPEEKILADKFLNDRKSMVKGGLQPIVAALRHGKLGEALQLEAPYLALFVPVTNGVEALRALQVNEARKEFDLSTRRYGVLRTAVVTAIVLGALLAALSGVLLIRSVYRQLGGEPAYAAQIVRTIADGDLSVAVNTRANDQQSLLFAMQQMQQNLARTVGTIRQSTDTIATASGQIASGNLDLSSRTEQQASALEETASSMEELTGTVKQNADNARQANQLAATASQIAVKGGAVVAQVVETMGSINESARKIADIIGVIDGIAFQTNILALNAAVEAARAGEQGRGFAVVASEVRNLAQRSAGAAKEIKALIGDSVEKVDAGARLVDQAGATMDEVVASVKRVSDIISEITAASQEQTAGIDQINQAIMQMDDVTQQNAALVEQAAAAAASLQDQAGGLVEVVSVFKTNGTHAGLTPARHSVPARAPALAATPRTQKPVVRKLLPASESGADWKEF; from the coding sequence ATGAACATGACTTTGAAGACACGTTTAGGCGCCGTCATCGGTTTTCTGATCCTGCTGACGATTGGCGTCGGGCTGGCTGGCGTATTCGGCATGGGCCAAGCCAATGAAGGATTGCGTACGGTCTATGAAGACCGCACCGTGGCGTTGGAACAGATCGCCAGCATCGACCGGATGCTGCTGCAAAACCGGCTGGCCGTCGCTGAAGCGCTGCGCGATACCAAGGGTGCCGGCATCAGTCAACGGATCGATCTAATCAACAGCAATATTGACCGTATCAACAAGCTATGGGCCGACTACACGTCGACCTACCTGACCCCGGAAGAAAAAATTCTCGCTGACAAATTTTTAAACGACCGCAAAAGTATGGTCAAGGGCGGTTTACAACCCATCGTTGCCGCGCTGCGCCATGGAAAGTTAGGGGAGGCCCTTCAGCTTGAAGCGCCTTACCTGGCGCTATTCGTGCCGGTGACGAATGGCGTCGAAGCGCTGCGCGCGTTGCAAGTCAACGAAGCCAGGAAAGAATTCGATCTCTCGACCCGACGCTACGGCGTCCTGCGCACCGCCGTCGTCACCGCCATCGTGCTTGGCGCGCTGCTTGCCGCACTCAGCGGCGTGCTCCTGATCCGTAGCGTCTACCGGCAGCTGGGTGGCGAACCGGCCTATGCTGCACAGATCGTGCGCACGATTGCCGACGGTGACCTGTCCGTGGCCGTGAACACGCGCGCCAATGACCAGCAAAGCCTGCTGTTTGCGATGCAGCAGATGCAGCAGAATCTCGCCAGAACGGTGGGCACGATCAGGCAATCGACCGATACCATTGCCACCGCCTCCGGCCAGATCGCCAGTGGCAATCTTGACCTGTCGTCACGCACCGAGCAGCAGGCCAGTGCGCTTGAAGAAACCGCCTCGTCGATGGAAGAACTGACCGGCACCGTGAAGCAGAACGCCGACAACGCGCGCCAAGCCAACCAGCTGGCAGCGACGGCATCGCAGATTGCCGTCAAGGGCGGTGCCGTGGTCGCGCAGGTCGTCGAGACAATGGGATCGATCAATGAATCAGCCCGCAAGATCGCCGACATCATTGGCGTCATCGATGGCATTGCCTTCCAGACCAACATCCTTGCCCTCAATGCCGCCGTCGAAGCAGCGCGTGCCGGCGAGCAGGGTCGCGGCTTTGCCGTGGTGGCATCGGAAGTGCGCAATCTGGCGCAGCGCAGTGCGGGTGCCGCCAAGGAAATCAAGGCGCTGATCGGGGATTCGGTCGAGAAAGTCGATGCCGGCGCACGGCTGGTCGATCAGGCCGGCGCGACGATGGACGAAGTGGTGGCCAGCGTCAAGCGGGTCTCGGACATCATCAGCGAGATCACGGCCGCCAGCCAGGAACAGACCGCCGGCATCGACCAGATCAACCAGGCCATCATGCAGATGGATGACGTGACACAGCAGAATGCCGCGCTGGTGGAACAGGCGGCAGCGGCGGCGGCGTCGCTGCAAGATCAGGCCGGTGGCCTGGTCGAAGTGGTGAGTGTGTTCAAGACCAATGGCACACATGCCGGACTAACGCCTGCCAGGCACAGCGTGCCTGCGCGCGCGCCGGCTTTGGCTGCGACACCGCGCACTCAGAAACCGGTGGTGCGCAAGCTGTTGCCTGCATCAGAATCTGGTGCTGACTGGAAAGAGTTTTGA
- a CDS encoding RcnB family protein translates to MNKKAIVSVILAMSLGTSGFTFAQGRSDHDRGDDRGDRGRHEQAQRGGPPDRGDKGRGPDRRDDDRGHDKRGYDNRGHDNRGHDSRDQVRYHDGRDGRGAGPNHNYRKGDRMPRDYRSRQYVVDDWRGHRLSAPPRGYHWVQTGGDYVLVAIASGIILQLFLGN, encoded by the coding sequence ATGAACAAGAAAGCCATCGTCAGCGTCATCCTCGCCATGTCGCTCGGCACCAGCGGATTTACATTTGCGCAAGGCCGGTCGGACCACGACCGTGGTGACGACCGCGGCGATCGTGGCCGTCACGAACAAGCCCAGCGTGGCGGTCCGCCGGATCGCGGCGACAAGGGCCGTGGTCCCGATCGACGTGATGATGATCGTGGCCACGACAAGCGCGGCTATGACAACCGCGGCCATGACAACCGTGGTCACGACAGCCGCGACCAGGTCCGCTACCACGACGGCCGCGATGGCCGCGGTGCCGGACCGAATCATAATTACCGCAAGGGCGACCGCATGCCACGCGACTATCGCAGCCGCCAGTATGTCGTCGACGACTGGCGCGGCCATCGCCTGTCGGCGCCACCGCGGGGTTACCACTGGGTCCAGACCGGCGGCGATTATGTCCTGGTCGCGATTGCCAGCGGCATCATCCTGCAGCTGTTTCTGGGGAATTGA
- the rpiA gene encoding ribose-5-phosphate isomerase RpiA: MTQDELKQAVARAALDYVVDGDIIGVGTGSTANFFIDALAGIKHRIKGAVASSEGTAERLMAHGITVVDLNDVTSMSVYIDGADEITSAGAMIKGGGAALTREKIVASVATKFICIADGSKLVDVLGAFPLPVEVIPMAQAVVMRKLAALGGTPRLRVKDGQTVLTDNGNIIIDVLGLQITDPVAMELAINAIVGVVTVGLFAARGADVALLGTADGVRTLVF; encoded by the coding sequence ATGACCCAAGACGAACTCAAACAAGCGGTCGCCCGCGCCGCCCTCGACTATGTGGTTGACGGTGACATCATCGGTGTCGGCACCGGCTCCACCGCGAATTTTTTCATTGATGCGCTGGCCGGTATCAAGCACCGCATCAAGGGTGCCGTCGCGTCTTCCGAAGGTACTGCCGAACGGCTGATGGCGCATGGCATCACCGTGGTCGACCTCAATGATGTCACGTCGATGTCGGTCTATATCGACGGGGCGGATGAGATCACCAGCGCCGGCGCGATGATCAAGGGCGGCGGCGCGGCACTGACGCGCGAAAAAATCGTCGCCTCGGTCGCGACAAAATTCATCTGCATCGCTGATGGCTCCAAGCTGGTCGATGTGCTGGGCGCGTTCCCGTTGCCGGTCGAAGTCATCCCGATGGCGCAGGCCGTGGTTATGCGCAAGCTGGCCGCACTGGGCGGCACGCCCCGTTTGCGCGTCAAGGATGGCCAGACGGTGCTGACCGATAACGGCAATATCATCATCGATGTGCTTGGCCTGCAGATCACCGATCCGGTCGCGATGGAGCTGGCAATCAATGCGATTGTCGGTGTCGTGACGGTGGGATTGTTTGCGGCGCGGGGTGCGGATGTGGCGTTGCTGGGGACGGCGGATGGGGTGCGGACGCTGGTGTTTTAA
- a CDS encoding oxidative damage protection protein: protein MARMIHCIKLDKEAEGLDFPPYPGELGKRLWETVSKEAWAAWLKHQTMLVNENRLNLADLRARKYLATQMEKHFFGDGADAAVGYVPPAD from the coding sequence ATGGCACGCATGATTCACTGCATCAAACTCGACAAGGAAGCCGAAGGCCTGGATTTTCCACCGTACCCGGGCGAACTCGGCAAGCGACTCTGGGAGACCGTCTCGAAAGAAGCCTGGGCCGCCTGGCTCAAGCATCAGACCATGCTGGTCAATGAAAACCGCCTGAACCTGGCCGACCTGCGCGCCCGCAAATATCTGGCGACGCAAATGGAAAAGCATTTCTTTGGTGATGGTGCCGATGCGGCCGTAGGCTATGTACCGCCAGCGGATTGA
- a CDS encoding DnaJ C-terminal domain-containing protein has translation MKYKDYYDTLGIERDATLDDIKKAYRKLAHQYHPDVSKDPKGEEKFKAVAEAYATLKNPEKRAEYDQLGKRSAGDNFAPPPQWQQRYGSGAEAFDDVDLSDLMGAFRSGGTGRRTRANLPEEGTDYSVNVEVTLEQIYSGAETDVSVELPEMDTHGLPHRVARTFRITVPKGATDGQRLRLAGKGGAGRHGGKTGNLYVVLAILPHPLYRLTGRDLVLDLALAPWEAVLGTTVEIPTLGGKVELNIKPGTSSGQRLRLGGRGLPAATGAAGDLFALVRIVAPKTLSPTERTLYEQLATLSDFKPRSAGYTEA, from the coding sequence ATGAAGTACAAAGACTATTACGACACGCTCGGGATCGAGCGCGATGCGACCCTTGATGACATTAAAAAAGCCTACCGCAAGCTGGCGCATCAATATCATCCGGATGTCTCGAAAGATCCGAAGGGCGAAGAGAAATTTAAGGCAGTCGCTGAAGCCTATGCCACCCTGAAAAATCCCGAGAAGCGGGCCGAATACGATCAGCTCGGCAAGCGTTCGGCGGGCGACAATTTCGCCCCGCCACCGCAATGGCAGCAACGCTATGGCTCGGGTGCCGAAGCCTTTGATGATGTCGACTTGTCCGACCTGATGGGCGCATTCCGCTCCGGTGGTACGGGCCGGCGCACGCGGGCCAATCTTCCCGAAGAGGGTACCGATTATTCGGTCAACGTCGAAGTCACGCTCGAACAGATTTACAGCGGTGCAGAAACCGACGTATCGGTCGAGCTGCCCGAAATGGACACGCACGGATTACCGCACCGGGTCGCGCGCACCTTCCGCATCACGGTGCCGAAAGGGGCGACTGATGGCCAGCGCCTGCGACTGGCCGGCAAGGGCGGTGCCGGCCGGCATGGCGGTAAAACCGGCAACCTGTACGTCGTGCTGGCTATCCTGCCGCATCCGCTGTACCGCCTCACGGGACGCGACCTGGTGCTCGACCTGGCACTGGCGCCGTGGGAAGCGGTGCTGGGAACGACGGTTGAAATTCCTACGTTGGGCGGCAAGGTCGAACTCAACATCAAGCCCGGCACGTCGTCAGGGCAGCGCCTGCGTCTCGGCGGTCGCGGGCTGCCAGCTGCCACGGGTGCGGCCGGTGACCTGTTTGCCCTGGTGCGTATCGTGGCACCAAAAACTCTCAGTCCGACCGAGCGGACCTTGTATGAACAGCTGGCGACGCTCTCGGATTTCAAGCCGCGCAGCGCTGGTTACACGGAGGCATGA
- the argA gene encoding amino-acid N-acetyltransferase, which translates to MQTPIEFVQWLRSVAPYIHAFRNKTFVVAFPGELVLAGALPVLAQDLSLLHALGIKVVIVHGSRPQVAEQLALRNAKERFHNGLRITDSAALECAKEAAGELRLDIEAAFSQGLPNTPMAHAAIRIISGNFVTAKPLGVIDGVDLELTGVARKVAYETIHPILDAGGLVLLSPLGFSPTGEIFNLTMEDVAVAAAIALRADKLIFISEIPMMIDAAGEDIRELSSHQAEAVLGAGFLPSDASFYLQHAIKACNGGVARAHIVPFALDGSALLELFTHDGVGTMISYQNLETLREATIEDVGGILKLIEPLENDGTLVKRGRELIEREVENFSVIEHDGVIFGCAALYPFPAEKMAEMACLTVNPEVQAQGDGERILKHMENRARAQGFKKLFVLTTRTAHWFLKRGFVAASVDALPKDRQHMYNWQRKSLVLVKTL; encoded by the coding sequence ATGCAAACCCCCATTGAGTTCGTCCAGTGGTTGCGCTCAGTCGCACCCTACATCCATGCCTTCCGCAACAAGACCTTCGTGGTGGCGTTCCCCGGAGAACTGGTGCTTGCCGGTGCATTGCCCGTACTGGCCCAGGATCTATCACTGCTACACGCGCTCGGCATCAAGGTCGTCATCGTCCATGGCTCGCGCCCGCAAGTGGCCGAACAGCTTGCGCTGCGCAATGCCAAGGAGCGTTTTCATAACGGCTTGCGCATCACCGACAGTGCCGCCCTCGAATGCGCCAAAGAAGCCGCCGGCGAATTGCGCCTTGATATCGAAGCCGCGTTCAGCCAGGGCTTGCCGAACACGCCGATGGCACACGCGGCGATCCGCATCATCTCCGGTAATTTCGTCACCGCCAAACCGCTAGGCGTGATCGATGGCGTCGACCTCGAACTGACCGGCGTGGCGCGCAAGGTCGCGTACGAAACCATCCATCCGATCCTTGATGCCGGCGGCCTGGTGTTGTTGTCGCCGCTGGGTTTTTCGCCGACCGGCGAGATCTTCAACCTGACCATGGAAGACGTCGCCGTCGCTGCGGCCATCGCGCTACGCGCCGACAAGCTGATCTTCATCAGCGAAATCCCGATGATGATCGATGCCGCAGGCGAAGATATCCGCGAGCTGTCATCGCACCAGGCCGAAGCCGTGCTCGGGGCCGGCTTTCTGCCGAGCGATGCCTCGTTCTATTTGCAGCATGCGATCAAGGCCTGCAACGGTGGCGTCGCCCGCGCGCACATCGTGCCGTTTGCACTCGACGGCTCGGCCTTGCTGGAATTGTTCACGCATGATGGCGTCGGCACGATGATCTCGTACCAAAACCTCGAAACCCTGCGCGAAGCGACCATCGAAGACGTCGGTGGCATCCTCAAGCTGATCGAACCGCTCGAAAACGATGGCACGCTGGTCAAGCGCGGTCGTGAACTCATCGAGCGCGAAGTCGAGAATTTTTCAGTGATCGAACACGATGGCGTGATCTTCGGCTGCGCTGCGCTGTACCCGTTCCCGGCCGAAAAAATGGCCGAGATGGCCTGCCTGACGGTGAACCCGGAAGTGCAGGCGCAAGGCGACGGCGAACGCATCCTCAAGCACATGGAAAACCGCGCGCGCGCACAGGGCTTCAAGAAACTGTTCGTGCTGACGACCCGTACCGCGCACTGGTTTCTCAAGCGCGGCTTCGTGGCGGCCTCGGTCGACGCCTTACCCAAAGATCGCCAGCACATGTATAACTGGCAGCGCAAATCACTGGTGCTGGTCAAGACACTCTGA
- a CDS encoding chaperone modulator CbpM: MMKLTIAESVPLDAGHVCTIAHLAEVSGLSREELEELVGIGLIVPADAQTEPLLFQLRTVVTACTARRLRDDFELDHNGVALALTLLQRIEQLQQELTALRARSR; the protein is encoded by the coding sequence ATGATGAAGCTGACTATCGCAGAAAGCGTCCCGCTCGATGCCGGGCATGTCTGCACGATCGCGCACCTGGCCGAGGTATCGGGCTTGTCGCGCGAAGAGCTGGAGGAGCTGGTCGGTATCGGCCTGATCGTGCCGGCGGATGCGCAGACCGAGCCGTTGCTGTTTCAGTTGCGTACCGTTGTCACGGCCTGTACCGCACGCCGCTTGCGCGACGATTTCGAGCTTGACCACAACGGCGTAGCGCTGGCCTTGACGCTACTGCAGCGCATCGAACAGCTGCAGCAGGAATTGACTGCATTGCGTGCACGATCACGGTAA
- a CDS encoding TraR/DksA family transcriptional regulator: protein MSDTTLANFQEFDTLLRQRREELQAKIDPQTHRSASAGESVATPPEAVDDEAANAGVQNDTDLAQLELELAELVDIDAALGRIKAGTYGICTACDEAIPPARLRAMPSAHFCIGCQSKSEQRQGFPHNTSL from the coding sequence ATGAGCGACACAACTCTCGCCAATTTTCAAGAATTTGACACCCTGTTGCGGCAGCGCCGTGAGGAATTGCAAGCCAAAATCGACCCGCAGACGCACCGCTCGGCCAGTGCCGGCGAGTCGGTCGCGACGCCGCCGGAAGCCGTCGATGACGAGGCCGCCAACGCCGGCGTGCAAAACGACACTGACCTCGCCCAGCTCGAATTAGAGCTGGCCGAACTGGTCGACATCGACGCTGCCCTGGGGCGCATCAAGGCCGGTACCTACGGAATCTGCACTGCCTGCGACGAAGCGATTCCGCCGGCACGTTTGCGCGCGATGCCATCGGCGCATTTCTGTATCGGCTGCCAGTCAAAAAGCGAACAGCGCCAGGGTTTCCCGCACAACACCTCGCTGTAA